One genomic window of Bacilli bacterium PM5-9 includes the following:
- a CDS encoding hypothetical protein (product_source=Hypo-rule applied; cath_funfam=2.30.29.30; cleavage_site_network=SignalP-noTM; superfamily=69304; transmembrane_helix_parts=Inside_1_6,TMhelix_7_26,Outside_27_371), whose translation MRRMKRLAFSLISIIFISFCVACSNQNTKTVKIEKFNYNKIKETEFVKKTTELEKIDNKYNVYNKNFEYINDKGSCSVFNKVDDSNFYINYDDITNLKIYRLINNECKKITSFKNVGALSIDIIAYKDNLYLNIIFNDDTNNKSGLWMINKFDNKKHLSSFFSMASDLDIDKVNDKLYSLEQLEDTSFFRKYSLNGEKEAEYEVKGERAYMKFYIDNNIVNFIDINEIKEYTEYEYIIDTYMLDSVFKDIKNPSKKRVIIKGSEYFFNNIEKTEKYIIFNGLYTQLCKIDFSKCVEYDRALFLNYDNYFLISKDDSRLDPIVYIHDFGSYDVDKLLTNDDVYQFRVVENDLFMKIYEQDYNEYKTIKYKLK comes from the coding sequence ATGAGAAGGATGAAAAGATTAGCTTTTTCTTTAATTTCAATAATATTTATCAGTTTTTGTGTAGCGTGTTCTAATCAAAATACTAAAACTGTTAAAATAGAAAAATTTAATTATAATAAAATTAAAGAAACTGAATTTGTTAAAAAAACAACTGAGCTAGAAAAAATTGATAATAAATATAATGTTTATAATAAAAATTTTGAGTATATTAATGATAAGGGAAGTTGTTCTGTTTTTAATAAAGTTGATGATAGTAATTTTTACATTAATTATGATGATATAACTAATTTAAAAATTTATAGATTGATAAATAATGAATGTAAAAAAATAACGTCCTTTAAAAATGTTGGAGCATTATCAATTGATATAATTGCATATAAAGATAATCTTTATTTAAATATAATATTTAATGATGATACAAATAATAAATCAGGATTATGGATGATTAATAAATTTGATAATAAAAAGCATCTTAGTAGCTTCTTTTCAATGGCAAGCGATTTAGATATTGATAAAGTGAATGATAAGTTGTATTCTTTAGAACAATTAGAAGATACGTCATTTTTTAGAAAGTATAGTTTAAATGGTGAAAAGGAAGCTGAATATGAAGTTAAAGGCGAAAGAGCTTATATGAAATTCTATATTGATAATAATATAGTAAATTTTATTGATATAAATGAAATAAAAGAATATACCGAATATGAGTATATAATTGATACCTATATGTTAGATAGTGTTTTTAAAGATATAAAAAATCCTTCAAAAAAAAGAGTTATAATAAAAGGCTCTGAATATTTTTTTAACAATATCGAAAAAACTGAGAAGTATATCATTTTTAATGGATTGTATACACAATTATGCAAAATTGATTTTTCTAAGTGTGTAGAGTATGATAGAGCTTTATTTCTAAATTACGATAATTATTTTTTGATTTCAAAAGATGATTCAAGACTTGATCCAATAGTATATATACACGATTTTGGTTCATACGATGTTGATAAATTATTGACTAATGATGATGTATATCAATTTAGAGTTGTTGAAAATGATTTGTTTATGAAAATATATGAACAAGATTATAATGAATATAAAACAATAAAGTATAAACTAAAATAA
- a CDS encoding tRNA A37 threonylcarbamoyladenosine dehydratase (product_source=COG1179; cath_funfam=3.40.50.720; cog=COG1179; ko=KO:K22132; pfam=PF00899; superfamily=69572): protein MMKEQFNRLEILVKDQLEDIQNSSVLIVGIGGVGSYAAESIARCGIKKIIIVDKDIVDITNLNRQLIALHSTINQNKVDVMKKRINDINPLCEVVALNLFFNEDTLDDVFSCEIDFVIDACDTIESKFLIIKYCLDNKIPFISSMGAANKFDATKVEIIDLMKTYNDPVAKVLRNKVKKARLKGKIPVVFSNEVPFKPKCPIVEDDNISRKELPLLGSNSFVPSTFGLVCSNYCFNYLKDKAEKK, encoded by the coding sequence ATGATGAAAGAACAATTTAATAGATTAGAAATATTAGTTAAAGATCAATTAGAGGATATTCAAAATTCTAGTGTTTTAATTGTTGGGATAGGTGGAGTAGGATCATACGCTGCTGAAAGCATTGCTCGTTGTGGCATAAAAAAAATAATTATTGTTGATAAAGATATTGTCGATATAACAAACTTAAATCGTCAACTTATTGCATTACATTCAACAATTAATCAAAATAAAGTTGATGTTATGAAAAAAAGAATTAATGATATAAATCCTTTGTGTGAGGTGGTTGCTCTTAATTTGTTTTTTAATGAAGATACTTTAGATGATGTCTTTTCTTGCGAAATTGATTTTGTTATTGATGCTTGTGATACTATTGAAAGTAAGTTTTTGATAATTAAATATTGTTTGGACAACAAAATACCATTTATATCTAGTATGGGGGCAGCAAATAAGTTTGATGCAACAAAAGTTGAGATTATTGATTTAATGAAAACGTATAATGATCCAGTTGCAAAGGTTTTAAGAAATAAAGTTAAAAAGGCAAGGCTAAAAGGAAAAATACCAGTTGTTTTTTCAAATGAAGTACCATTTAAACCAAAATGTCCAATTGTTGAAGATGATAATATTTCACGAAAAGAATTGCCTTTATTAGGTTCAAACTCATTTGTTCCTAGTACATTTGGGCTTGTTTGTTCAAATTATTGCTTTAATTATTTAAAAGATAAAGCAGAAAAAAAATAG
- a CDS encoding tRNA nucleotidyltransferase (CCA-adding enzyme) (product_source=KO:K00974; cath_funfam=1.10.3090.10,3.30.460.10; ko=KO:K00974; pfam=PF01743; superfamily=81301,81891), translating into MIQSLKGYLLIQDINKIIDLNNKKIIEKMISNGAIVYIVGGAIRDYYLNYSINDLDLEVYNISFDQLKELFKEEKTYINETFKTIKLNNIEIALPRFETKVGLNYTDYQLTFNNIEPKQAIMRRDFTINSLMYNLNENKLYDFCNGVNDLDNNLLKAVNYDKFKEDSIRALRLLKYQSKLNLEIDDRTFKSASEISSDLWKQPEMMVASLFKNIINNKYFKIELLFDVLNDFFEVERLKNNISTSKHHPEKSLYNHIVGTIKCLFLLEIDNKNDFEILFWTLFFHDYGKLDVNHTHNLVSIEYFNKYKDYVVTKRKHQDMIKKLIEDHMCIREYAQNNDEIKMKHLKNKYRNQFHLLTIVGMCDYGGRVLDFNEEKLKERMQEYHEVVIKKYEVL; encoded by the coding sequence TTGATACAATCTTTAAAAGGGTATTTACTAATTCAAGATATAAATAAAATCATTGATTTAAATAATAAAAAAATAATTGAGAAGATGATTTCTAATGGTGCAATTGTTTATATTGTAGGTGGTGCAATTAGAGATTACTATCTTAATTACTCAATTAATGATTTAGATTTAGAGGTCTATAATATTAGTTTTGATCAATTAAAAGAGCTTTTTAAAGAAGAAAAAACGTATATAAATGAGACTTTTAAAACAATCAAACTAAATAATATAGAAATAGCCCTACCTAGATTTGAAACTAAGGTAGGGTTAAATTATACTGATTATCAACTTACTTTTAATAATATTGAACCTAAACAAGCAATTATGCGTCGTGATTTTACTATTAATAGTTTGATGTATAACTTAAATGAAAATAAGTTATATGATTTTTGTAATGGGGTCAATGATTTAGATAATAATTTATTAAAGGCAGTTAATTATGATAAATTTAAAGAAGATAGTATTAGAGCATTAAGGTTATTGAAATATCAAAGCAAACTTAATTTAGAAATTGATGATAGAACTTTTAAATCAGCAAGTGAAATTTCTAGTGATTTATGGAAACAGCCTGAAATGATGGTTGCTTCACTATTTAAAAATATAATTAATAATAAATATTTTAAAATTGAATTGCTTTTTGATGTTTTAAATGATTTTTTTGAGGTTGAAAGATTGAAAAATAATATTTCTACTAGTAAACATCATCCAGAAAAAAGTTTGTATAATCATATTGTTGGTACAATAAAATGTTTATTTTTATTAGAAATTGATAATAAAAATGATTTTGAAATTTTATTTTGGACATTGTTTTTTCATGATTATGGAAAATTAGATGTAAATCATACTCACAATTTAGTTAGTATTGAATACTTTAATAAATATAAAGATTATGTAGTTACTAAAAGAAAACATCAAGATATGATTAAAAAACTAATAGAAGATCATATGTGTATTAGAGAATATGCTCAAAATAATGATGAAATAAAAATGAAACATTTAAAAAATAAATACCGTAATCAATTTCATTTACTTACGATTGTAGGTATGTGTGATTATGGTGGGAGAGTACTTGATTTTAATGAAGAGAAGCTTAAAGAAAGAATGCAAGAATATCATGAAGTGGTTATAAAAAAATATGAGGTGTTATAA
- a CDS encoding methylaspartate mutase sigma subunit (product_source=KO:K01846; cath_funfam=3.40.50.280; cog=COG2185; ko=KO:K01846; pfam=PF02310; superfamily=52242; tigrfam=TIGR01501) yields MSKLDKTIVVGVIGADVHAVGNKIIDYALTNEGFKVVNIGVLSSQEDFINAAIETDADAILVSSLYGHGEIDARGLREKCVEAGIGEILLYIGGNIVVGKQDWAVVEPKFLDMGYNRAFPPGTRIENAVEDLKADLGV; encoded by the coding sequence ATGAGCAAATTAGACAAAACTATCGTTGTTGGTGTCATTGGAGCTGATGTTCATGCAGTTGGTAATAAAATCATTGACTATGCGCTAACAAATGAAGGATTCAAAGTAGTAAACATTGGAGTTCTTTCTAGTCAAGAAGATTTTATTAATGCAGCAATTGAAACTGATGCAGACGCTATCTTAGTTTCATCACTATATGGACATGGTGAAATTGATGCTAGAGGATTAAGAGAAAAATGTGTTGAAGCTGGTATTGGTGAAATTTTACTATATATTGGTGGTAACATCGTTGTTGGTAAACAAGACTGGGCAGTTGTTGAACCAAAATTTTTAGATATGGGATACAATCGTGCTTTCCCACCAGGAACTAGAATTGAAAACGCTGTTGAGGATCTAAAAGCAGATTTAGGTGTATAA
- a CDS encoding adenylosuccinate lyase (product_source=KO:K01756; cath_funfam=1.10.275.10,1.10.40.30,1.20.200.10; cog=COG0015; ko=KO:K01756; pfam=PF00206,PF10397; smart=SM00998; superfamily=48557; tigrfam=TIGR00928), with amino-acid sequence MIKRYSTEEMDFIWSDISKYNTWLKIEILANEAWNKLGVIPDNDLKLIQDNATYNLDRINEIENETKHDVIAFTRAVSESLGYEKKWVHYGLTSTDVVDTAYGYLIAQANSLLEIELYDLAQILKQLADKYKYTPCIGRTHGIHAEITTFGLKVALWYDELQRNIKRFKEAQKNIEVGKISGAVGTFGNTPPFVQDYVCLNLNINSSNISTQILQRDRHAQYLSTLALIASSIEKVATEIRHLQRTEVNEVKEGFSSKQKGSSAMPHKRNPIGSENLCGCARVMRGYMVSAYENINLWHERDISHSSAERIIIPDATTLLHYVIRRFKSILTNLEVNEEQMLENIYLTNGAVFSGQVLNTLVANGLSREEAYDIIQPIALESYRNKEDFHALLSANVVIANVLTPEQLAGCFDIKHHLKEVDTIFKRVFTNSRYK; translated from the coding sequence ATGATTAAAAGATATAGCACTGAAGAAATGGACTTTATTTGGAGTGATATCTCAAAATATAATACATGGTTAAAAATTGAAATTCTTGCTAATGAAGCATGGAATAAATTAGGTGTTATTCCTGATAATGATTTAAAATTAATACAAGATAATGCAACATATAACCTAGATAGAATTAATGAAATCGAAAATGAAACAAAACATGATGTTATTGCTTTTACAAGAGCAGTATCAGAATCATTAGGATATGAAAAAAAATGGGTACATTATGGTTTAACGAGTACTGATGTTGTTGATACAGCTTATGGTTATTTAATTGCTCAAGCAAATAGCCTTTTAGAAATTGAGTTGTATGATTTAGCACAAATTTTAAAACAATTAGCTGATAAATATAAATATACTCCATGTATTGGAAGAACTCATGGGATTCATGCAGAAATAACTACTTTTGGATTGAAAGTAGCTTTATGGTATGATGAATTACAACGAAATATTAAACGCTTTAAAGAAGCTCAAAAAAATATTGAAGTTGGAAAAATATCTGGAGCAGTTGGTACTTTTGGAAATACGCCACCATTTGTTCAAGATTATGTTTGTCTAAATTTAAATATTAATTCATCAAATATATCAACACAAATATTACAGCGTGATCGTCATGCTCAATATTTATCTACATTAGCATTAATTGCTTCATCAATAGAAAAAGTAGCAACTGAAATTAGACATTTACAGCGTACTGAAGTTAATGAAGTAAAAGAAGGTTTTTCTTCTAAACAAAAAGGAAGTAGTGCAATGCCTCATAAACGTAATCCAATTGGTAGTGAAAACTTATGTGGATGTGCTCGTGTAATGAGAGGTTATATGGTTAGTGCTTATGAAAATATTAATTTATGGCATGAACGTGATATTTCTCATAGTAGTGCTGAAAGAATTATTATTCCTGATGCAACAACATTATTACACTATGTAATTAGAAGATTTAAAAGCATTCTAACAAACCTTGAAGTAAATGAAGAACAAATGTTAGAAAATATCTATTTAACAAATGGTGCTGTTTTTTCAGGACAAGTTTTAAATACTTTAGTTGCAAATGGTTTATCTCGTGAAGAGGCTTATGATATTATTCAACCAATAGCATTAGAATCATATCGAAATAAAGAGGATTTTCATGCTTTATTAAGTGCAAATGTTGTAATTGCTAATGTTTTAACTCCAGAACAATTAGCTGGGTGCTTTGATATTAAGCATCATTTAAAAGAAGTTGATACAATCTTTAAAAGGGTATTTACTAATTCAAGATATAAATAA
- a CDS encoding uncharacterized protein (TIGR01319 family) (product_source=TIGR01319; cath_funfam=3.30.420.40; cog=COG4495,COG4820; pfam=PF13941; superfamily=53067; tigrfam=TIGR01319) — protein sequence MECYLLVDFGSTNTKLTVVDIENEEIILTSKSITTIEDDIMKGFNDAYEQIADKVKEYNISFVDKLGCSSAAGGLKMVAIGLVPELTSEAAKRASLGAGAKILKTYSYELEDDDVVEMLDLKPEIILLSGGTDGGNKETIIKNASVLAKFDIKIPIIIACNKNAQPEIAKIFDEVGFDYHRSENVMPSINVLNVENVRNIIREVFMKNIVYAKGLDNAIKYVGDVLMPTPAAVLNAAQLLSKGTELEDGLGDLVVVDIGGATTDIHSLCEGYPTKGGVTMKGLAEPFAKRSVEGDLGMRYSVLSCYQAAGYRTFAKHYPNDISIEDVEKNIKHRHDDIRFVPETNSDKAFDATIAKVCCELAISRHAGYIETSYSPFGQMFAQYGKDLTGVKYLIGTGGVLVHNDYPLDILKACNFDEEAPDSLRPMKPKYLLDKTYILSSMGLLSTKEPDLALRIMKKYIKEITED from the coding sequence ATGGAATGTTATTTATTAGTTGATTTTGGCAGCACTAATACAAAACTTACTGTAGTTGATATTGAAAATGAAGAGATTATTTTAACTTCAAAGTCAATAACAACTATTGAAGATGACATTATGAAAGGTTTTAATGATGCTTATGAGCAAATAGCTGATAAAGTTAAAGAATACAATATTAGCTTTGTTGATAAACTTGGTTGTTCAAGTGCTGCTGGTGGTTTAAAAATGGTAGCAATTGGTTTAGTACCAGAACTTACAAGTGAAGCAGCAAAAAGAGCATCTCTTGGTGCAGGTGCAAAAATCTTAAAAACATATTCATACGAATTGGAAGATGATGATGTTGTTGAGATGTTAGATTTAAAACCTGAAATCATTTTATTATCTGGTGGTACTGATGGTGGTAATAAGGAAACTATTATTAAAAATGCTAGTGTTTTAGCAAAATTTGATATTAAAATTCCAATTATTATTGCTTGTAATAAGAATGCACAACCAGAAATTGCCAAAATATTTGATGAAGTAGGCTTTGATTATCATCGAAGTGAAAATGTAATGCCAAGCATTAATGTTTTAAATGTAGAAAATGTAAGAAACATTATTAGGGAAGTATTCATGAAAAACATTGTCTATGCAAAAGGTTTAGACAATGCAATAAAATATGTTGGTGATGTTTTAATGCCAACTCCAGCTGCAGTATTAAATGCAGCACAATTGTTATCAAAAGGAACAGAATTAGAAGATGGTTTAGGTGATTTGGTTGTTGTTGATATTGGTGGTGCAACGACTGATATCCATTCTTTATGTGAGGGTTATCCAACAAAGGGTGGTGTTACCATGAAAGGTTTAGCTGAACCATTTGCTAAAAGAAGTGTTGAAGGTGATTTAGGAATGAGATATTCTGTATTGTCTTGTTATCAAGCAGCAGGTTATCGTACATTTGCTAAACACTATCCTAATGATATTTCAATTGAAGATGTAGAAAAAAATATTAAACATCGACATGATGATATTAGATTTGTACCAGAAACAAATAGTGATAAAGCATTTGATGCTACAATTGCTAAAGTATGTTGTGAACTTGCAATCTCTCGTCATGCTGGTTATATTGAAACATCGTATTCGCCATTTGGACAAATGTTTGCTCAATATGGTAAGGATTTAACTGGTGTTAAGTATTTAATTGGAACAGGTGGTGTTTTAGTCCATAATGACTATCCACTTGATATTTTAAAAGCATGTAATTTTGATGAGGAAGCTCCTGATTCATTGAGACCAATGAAGCCAAAATATTTGTTAGATAAAACTTATATTTTATCATCAATGGGACTTCTATCAACAAAAGAACCTGATTTAGCATTAAGAATTATGAAAAAGTATATTAAAGAAATAACGGAGGACTAA
- a CDS encoding AGZA family xanthine/uracil permease-like MFS transporter (product_source=KO:K06901; cog=COG2252; ko=KO:K06901; pfam=PF00860; transmembrane_helix_parts=Inside_1_19,TMhelix_20_39,Outside_40_48,TMhelix_49_71,Inside_72_77,TMhelix_78_97,Outside_98_100,TMhelix_101_120,Inside_121_132,TMhelix_133_155,Outside_156_169,TMhelix_170_187,Inside_188_193,TMhelix_194_216,Outside_217_235,TMhelix_236_258,Inside_259_327,TMhelix_328_362,Outside_363_381,TMhelix_382_404,Inside_405_415,TMhelix_416_433,Outside_434_436), with protein MLNAFFKLEERKTNVKTEILAGITTFLSMAYILFVNPEILSTTGMPLEAVFVATAIAAAIGTLIMALYANYPVAQAPGMGMNAFFAFTVCGAMGYTFGQALFAIFCSGLVFMCLAASGIRELIINSIPSSLKYAVSAGIGMFIAFIGLKGAGIIVANESTFVSFGNITDGNTLLAIFGILFTLVLVARNTKAAIFIGMVTTAVVGVIFGLVSAPNAVVSSVPDVSPVFMKLFDFDVMSLLTDYKFIMVIFTVLFLDFFDTAGTLMGVATRAGLLDDEGKLINANKALMADATATTVGAMIGTSSVTSYAESVVGVESGGRTGLTALTVAVLFLFSLFFSPLLAVVTSSVTAPALVCVGALMMSSSKHIDFDDFADTTAAFLTMMFMILAYSIAEGIAVGFLTYVILKVAKGESKKVHPIMYGLAVLFIIYFVSKGL; from the coding sequence ATGTTAAACGCTTTTTTTAAGTTAGAGGAAAGAAAAACAAATGTTAAAACAGAAATTTTAGCAGGTATTACAACATTCTTATCAATGGCATATATTTTATTTGTTAACCCTGAAATTTTATCAACAACGGGAATGCCACTTGAAGCAGTATTTGTTGCAACTGCTATCGCAGCAGCAATAGGAACATTAATTATGGCATTATATGCAAATTATCCAGTTGCTCAAGCTCCTGGAATGGGAATGAATGCTTTCTTTGCTTTTACTGTATGTGGAGCAATGGGGTATACATTTGGACAAGCATTATTTGCAATCTTTTGTTCAGGTTTAGTATTCATGTGCTTAGCTGCATCTGGTATTAGAGAGTTAATCATTAACTCAATTCCAAGTTCATTAAAATATGCAGTTAGTGCTGGTATTGGAATGTTTATCGCTTTTATTGGTTTAAAAGGTGCTGGAATTATTGTTGCGAATGAATCAACATTTGTTAGCTTTGGAAATATCACAGATGGTAATACTTTATTAGCTATTTTTGGGATCTTATTCACTTTGGTTTTAGTAGCTAGAAATACAAAAGCAGCTATCTTTATTGGTATGGTAACAACTGCTGTTGTTGGTGTTATCTTTGGACTTGTAAGTGCTCCTAATGCAGTTGTAAGTAGTGTGCCTGATGTTAGTCCAGTATTTATGAAATTATTTGATTTTGATGTAATGTCACTTTTAACTGATTATAAATTTATTATGGTAATTTTTACTGTATTATTCTTAGACTTCTTTGATACAGCTGGTACATTAATGGGTGTAGCAACTAGAGCTGGATTATTAGATGATGAAGGAAAATTAATAAATGCTAATAAAGCATTAATGGCTGATGCAACAGCTACTACTGTTGGTGCAATGATTGGTACTTCATCAGTTACTTCATATGCTGAATCAGTAGTTGGAGTTGAATCTGGTGGTCGTACTGGATTAACTGCTTTAACAGTTGCTGTATTATTCTTATTCTCATTATTCTTCTCGCCATTACTTGCAGTTGTTACTTCATCAGTAACTGCACCTGCATTAGTATGTGTTGGAGCATTAATGATGTCAAGTTCTAAACATATTGATTTTGATGACTTTGCTGATACTACAGCTGCATTCTTAACAATGATGTTTATGATTCTTGCTTATTCAATTGCTGAAGGTATTGCAGTTGGGTTCTTAACTTATGTTATTTTAAAAGTAGCAAAAGGTGAATCTAAAAAAGTACATCCAATTATGTATGGTTTAGCTGTACTGTTTATTATATACTTTGTTTCAAAAGGATTATAG
- a CDS encoding ribosomal protein S18 acetylase RimI-like enzyme (product_source=COG0456; cath_funfam=3.40.630.30; cog=COG0456; pfam=PF00583; superfamily=55729): protein MLIIRNAKQDELERLFEIESKCFPINEAATKEAMEDRIKVINDTFLVAELDNKAVGLVNGPVVNTRFISDDLFEEIIANPINGGIQTILGLAVDPEYQKQGIAAKLLEELANVAKKAKREAITLTCKDYLIKYYESQGYTNMGKSDSTHGGEVWYNMTMEL from the coding sequence ATGTTAATTATTAGAAATGCAAAACAGGATGAATTAGAACGCTTATTTGAGATAGAAAGTAAGTGTTTTCCAATTAATGAAGCTGCAACAAAAGAAGCAATGGAAGATAGAATAAAAGTAATTAATGATACATTTTTAGTTGCTGAATTGGATAATAAAGCAGTTGGACTAGTTAATGGACCAGTTGTTAATACAAGATTTATTAGTGATGATTTATTTGAAGAAATAATTGCTAATCCAATTAATGGCGGTATCCAAACAATTTTAGGCTTAGCAGTAGATCCTGAATATCAAAAACAAGGTATTGCAGCTAAACTACTTGAAGAATTAGCAAATGTTGCTAAAAAAGCAAAAAGAGAAGCAATTACATTAACATGTAAAGATTATTTAATTAAATATTATGAGAGTCAAGGTTATACAAACATGGGAAAATCAGATTCTACTCATGGTGGTGAAGTATGGTATAATATGACAATGGAATTGTAA
- a CDS encoding tRNA dimethylallyltransferase (product_source=KO:K00791; cath_funfam=3.40.50.300; cog=COG0324; ko=KO:K00791; pfam=PF01715; smart=SM00382; superfamily=52540; tigrfam=TIGR00174), translating into MDKVICIVGPTGIGKTKLSIELAKFLDTEIINCDAIQVFKDVNILSAKATVEEQEGIKHHLLDYLELDERLDVANFRKDASNLIKELNSKGKIPILVGGSGLYLKSLIYDYNLSEIKGRESKTIEKYQNYSNEELFSKLESIDMKAASILHPNNRKRVLRAIEIFEESNIKKSDFIEKQEHKIIFDALIIGLEMPREELYERINMRVDHMIENGLLEEVDGLYQMYQDKDYQVFQAIGYKEFLPYYNNEMSIEESIAKVKQNSRKYAKKQITWFKNQMNVEWLLSDVNNFDKTIAQAKIIVKDFLNDERTI; encoded by the coding sequence ATGGATAAAGTAATATGTATTGTTGGACCAACCGGAATTGGAAAGACAAAACTTTCTATTGAACTAGCAAAGTTTTTAGATACTGAAATAATTAATTGTGATGCGATACAAGTTTTTAAAGATGTTAATATTTTAAGTGCTAAAGCTACTGTTGAAGAACAAGAAGGAATTAAACATCATTTACTAGATTATTTAGAATTAGATGAAAGATTAGATGTCGCCAATTTTAGAAAAGATGCCTCGAATTTAATTAAGGAGTTAAACTCAAAAGGAAAAATACCTATTTTAGTTGGAGGAAGTGGCTTATATTTAAAATCATTAATATATGACTATAATCTTTCTGAAATTAAGGGAAGAGAAAGTAAGACAATAGAAAAATATCAAAATTATAGTAATGAAGAATTGTTTTCTAAATTAGAGAGTATTGATATGAAGGCAGCTAGTATTCTTCATCCTAATAATCGCAAAAGAGTTTTAAGGGCTATTGAAATATTTGAAGAAAGTAATATCAAAAAAAGTGATTTTATTGAAAAGCAAGAACATAAAATTATTTTTGATGCATTAATAATTGGTTTAGAAATGCCAAGAGAAGAATTATATGAAAGAATTAATATGCGTGTAGATCACATGATTGAAAATGGTTTATTAGAAGAAGTTGATGGTTTATATCAAATGTATCAAGATAAAGATTATCAAGTGTTTCAAGCTATTGGATATAAAGAGTTTTTACCATATTATAATAATGAAATGAGTATTGAAGAATCGATTGCTAAAGTTAAACAGAATTCAAGAAAATATGCAAAAAAACAAATAACATGGTTTAAAAATCAAATGAATGTAGAATGGTTATTAAGTGATGTTAATAATTTTGATAAAACAATTGCTCAAGCAAAAATAATTGTAAAGGATTTTTTAAATGATGAAAGAACAATTTAA